The sequence below is a genomic window from Synechococcus sp. PCC 7335.
CCCAATAGGACCAAGCTTCTCGTAGGTGGTCGCTTTGATGCCAATTTGATCAGGCTCGATAGAGAGGGTCGTTGCTAGTCGAGTCCGCATGTTGGGAATATGCGGATTTAATTTCGGCTTTTCAGCAATGACAACGCTATCAATATTGCAAACGTGCCAACCGCGATCGCCTACCAGCCGGTTCACTTGAGCGAGCAGCACCTGGCTATCTGCACCTGCCCACTTAGGATCATCGGGTGGAAAGTACACCCCAATGTCTCCTAGGCTCAGTGCGCCTAGCATCGCGTCCATAATGGCATGAGTAAGCGCGTCGGCATCGCTATGACCCAGTAGCCCCTGCGAGTGAGGGATATCTATTCCGCCTAAAATCAGCTTGCGGCCTGCGTGTAGACGGTGAACGTCAAATCCATTGCCAATCCGAATATTCATAGGTAAGAAGCTTGCTCGCGTTATCAAGATATAAAGCGTTGATTTATGACGCTTACTCCACTCTACGCTTACTCAACTTTATATAGCGCTTCTCTGATAAATGAAACGAGCGCGAGTTACTTGACCAGTTGTCACATAAGGCTGTCAGCCCGAAAACTGCACCTCAGTCAAGGGTCCAATGCTTATAGCGTCTTCCCTGTTGCTTAGAATATCTTTATCGGCTGAACCCTCAGCAAAATGCCAAGCTGATTACCAAGAAAAGCACGAGAAAAGCTATCGCTCAGTGCTATCCTGCCAACGTTTAAACAGATCAGGCCGACGTTGTTGTGTTCGCTCTAGCTGCTGTTGCTTTCTCCATTGGGCGATCACACCATGATTACCAGACATCAGCACTTCGGGTACAGACCACTGCCGAAACTGCGCAGGTCTCGTGTATTGCGGATAGTCAAGTAAATTGGCTTCAAAACTTTCATACTTTAAAGAGTCAGTTTTTGCTACCGTACCTGGCAGCAGCCTAACAACGCCATTTAGCAAAGTCAGGGCCGGAATTTCGCCACAGGTCAGGACAAAATCGCCTAGAGATACCTCTTGGGTGGTGATGTTCAAGACGCGCTCATCAACGCCCTCATAGTGTCCACAAATCAGCACTAGCTGATCGTAGCTAGCAAGTTCTTTAAACAAAGCTTGCTCCATAGTTCGACCCTGCGGCGTCATCAAGATCACAGCCCTCTTGGGCATGATAGGCAGCGATTCAACAGCAGCAAATATGGGCTCTGGCTTCATCACCATGCCCACACCGCCGCCGTATGGAATATCGTCTACCCGATGATGCTTATCGGTTGTGAAGTCCCTTGGATTAGTGATCTCAACAGTCGCAATCTGTCGCTGTAGCGCCTTCCCAATCAGCCCAGATTCAAGCGGAGAGACAAAGAACTCTGGAAAGAGGCTGACGATATCGAACCGTAAAGGGAGTTGTCTTTGTCTTGCTACTATTGAGGGTTCTAGCTGTTGAGGATCTAGAGGATCTAATAGAGAGTCCATAAGCGGCACTGATATTTTCTTGGCCTCACAGAGATGATACATGGAATCTAGTTGTGCATCCGATCTAACAATGCTGAAGCAATAGCTAGTACAGGCGGTGCGATCCCATAGGCTGAAATCAAACCATAATTTCTTCGCTAAAGTTTTGAGTGGTATGGCGATGTCAGCAGGCGTCTAAGCTCTGCCTTTTATTGATGATCCTGACTGCTATATAGCGGTAAATTAGTAAGGCCTCTATAAGCGAACATTTCAACTGAAAACTTTTGCCAATCTCAAAGCTCAACTAACCCCGCCTCCGCTGAAGAAGTGTCAGCTACTAATGGATGTTTGAAACATATTGTGCGCATATCAGCTAGGATTAAGCGTCCTAGAGTTTGAGGCGGGGTATCAAGCTCTAAGTGCGCAGCTTGCGCAAACGCTAATTCTCCTTCTGCTTAGAGGTAGTGGGTCCTACCTAGTTCACTCAAGATATGATGCTAAGGCGAGCAACATGGTTTGCTTGCCTTAGCTTTGATGCTTACTAAGCTTCCCGAACCCCTCTACAAATCGATCACAATTGCTAAGTTGGTAGACTATAAACCAACATCACCTTTCCTTTAGCGCGATGATAACTAGCTCTGCATTGAACGGAATAGTCGCCAATATTCCGCTAGATACGTTGGTCTCGACCCAAGGCATCATGGTGATGCTGTTAGTAGCCTACGCGGGTGCAATGTGGGCTTTTTTACGCGGTGCGCCCAAGGTTCATACTGTGATGGTCTCTGATGTAGAGGTTGCCCGTCGATTTTACGAAGGTATGCTCAGCTTGTCAGCAGCAGATGTCCCTTTGCACTATTACTACAACTATGAGCAGACCTTAGGCACAGCCGGTATAGATCCGATGATGGGCGCTTCAAGCTTTGGCCACTTCGGCGGCCCGCATCTTGGC
It includes:
- the ispF gene encoding 2-C-methyl-D-erythritol 2,4-cyclodiphosphate synthase — its product is MNIRIGNGFDVHRLHAGRKLILGGIDIPHSQGLLGHSDADALTHAIMDAMLGALSLGDIGVYFPPDDPKWAGADSQVLLAQVNRLVGDRGWHVCNIDSVVIAEKPKLNPHIPNMRTRLATTLSIEPDQIGIKATTYEKLGPIGREEGIAAYAVALLQS
- the trmD gene encoding tRNA (guanosine(37)-N1)-methyltransferase TrmD, with amino-acid sequence MPLMDSLLDPLDPQQLEPSIVARQRQLPLRFDIVSLFPEFFVSPLESGLIGKALQRQIATVEITNPRDFTTDKHHRVDDIPYGGGVGMVMKPEPIFAAVESLPIMPKRAVILMTPQGRTMEQALFKELASYDQLVLICGHYEGVDERVLNITTQEVSLGDFVLTCGEIPALTLLNGVVRLLPGTVAKTDSLKYESFEANLLDYPQYTRPAQFRQWSVPEVLMSGNHGVIAQWRKQQQLERTQQRRPDLFKRWQDSTER
- a CDS encoding glyoxalase-like domain protein; translation: MITSSALNGIVANIPLDTLVSTQGIMVMLLVAYAGAMWAFLRGAPKVHTVMVSDVEVARRFYEGMLSLSAADVPLHYYYNYEQTLGTAGIDPMMGASSFGHFGGPHLGGFPEESYGGSDGLWYQLKKNTQLHVIGGASLGNRNRQRHVCFDHDCLEYLLMQVQTRGIRHKLRRDRPLNFLVKDFNGEVIEMAEVEN